Within the Comamonadaceae bacterium OTU4NAUVB1 genome, the region AGTAGGGCGCCGGCACGACGACCTCGTCGCCTGCCTCGAGCGTGGCGGCGAAGGCGTTGAAGATCAGCGTCTTGGCGCCGGGGCCGACGACGATCTCCTCGACCCGGTAGGTCAGGCCGTTGTCGCGTCGCAGCTTGCGCGCCACGGCCTCGCGCAGGGCCGGCGTGCCGGCCGAGCCGGTGTACTTCGTCTGCCCCGCCAGCAGCGCGGCGACGCCGCCCTGGACGATGTGCGCGGGCGTCGGGAAATCCGGCTCACCCAGCGTGAAGTCGACGATCCGGCGCCCGCTGGCGCGCAGCGCGTCCACCCGGGCCTTGGCGGCGATGCTGGGCGAGGGCCTGACCTGGCCGATGCGGGAAGAAAGCAGGGTGCTCAAGGGAGGGATTCCATGACGTTCCCCATCGACGCGACGGGGCAGCGAAACCGATTCTGGGAGCGCCCTAGAATTTCAAAAAGCGATTTTTTCTCCTGGAATCGCATTCCCGGAATCGATACGATGACCTTCAAGCAACTCGAAGCGCTCTACTGGATCGTGCAGCTCGGCGGCTTCTCGGCCGCCGCGCACAAGCTCCACACCACGCAGTCGGCGGTCTCCAAGCGGGTGCAGGAACTGGAGCAGCTGTTCGACACGCCGCTGTTCGACCGGGCCCAGCGCAGCGCGCGGCTGACGGAAAAGGGCGAGGAGATGTTCGTGCTGGCGGGACGGCTGCTGGCGCAGCGCGACGCCGCCGTCGAGCAGTTCAGCCGCCCCGACGTGATCGAGCGGCGCGTGCGCATCGGCATCACCGAGCTCACCGCGATGACCTGGCTGCCCCGCCTCATCGAGACCATCCAGCGGCTCTATCCCAAGGTCGTCATCGAGCCGACGGTGGAGAGCAGCCCGCTGCTGCGCGACAAGGTGCTGGCCGACGAACTCGACCTGGTGATCGTGCCGGACGCCTTCGCCGACACGCGCATCGCCAGCACGCGCGTGGGCGAGGTCGAGCACGCGTGGCTGTGCAAGCCCGGGCTGGTGCGCACGGACCGCACGCTGCGCCTGCACGAGGTCGCGCTGCACCGGATGCTGGTGCAGGGCGCGCAGTCGGGCACCGGCCGCGTCTACGACGCCTGGATGAAGGAGCGCGGCGCCGAGCCCGCCGACGCCATCGTCGTGAGCAACCTGGTGGCCATGCTGGGCCTGGTGGTCTCGGGCATCGGCGTGAGCTACCTGCCGCATCGCTGCCTGTCGCCGCTGGTGGCCGCCGGGCAGCTGACGGTGATCGACGTCGCCCCGGCGCTGCCGCCCATCGCCTACGTGGCGCTGCACCAGGGCGAGCACCGCAGCGCGCTCGTCGCCTCGATCGCGATGCTGGCGCAGGAGTGCTGCGACTTCTCCGCCATGTTCCAGGGCCTGAGCCACACGATGGTGGGCGGACGGTAGCGTCGGGCCGGAAAGGGCGCGACCGGTCGCGGCGTCCTCAGTCGAGCCGGATGCCCGCCTCGCGCACCACCGGCGCGAGGCGCGCGCGATCGGCGGCGTTGAGGTCGCCCAGGGCCTTGGGCGTGCCGCCGAGCAGTTCGGCGCCCGTCGCGACGATCCTGTCGCGCACGTCGGGTTGCCTGAGCAGCGCGTTCACCTCGGTGTTCCACAGATCGACGACGGCCTTGGGCGTGCCCGCCGGTGCCATCAGGCCCCAGACGCTGGCGAGTTCGACGCCCTGGATGCCCGCTTCGCCGAAGGTCGGCACGTTCGGCAGCACGGGCGAGCGCCGGGCGGTGGTGACGCCGATCGGGCGCACCTTGCCGCCCTCGATCTGGCTGAGCAGGGTCGGGATCGAACCCATGTACATGTCGACCTGCCCGCCGATCAGGTCGGGCACGGCCTGCGCCATGCCGCGGTAGGGCACGTGCGTGAACTTCACGCCCGAGGCGTTCTGCCACAGCTGATTGACCAGGTGCGCGATGGTGCCGGTGCCAGGCGTGGCGACGGTCAGCACGCCAGGCTTGGCCTTGGCGGCGGCGACGACGTCGCCCAGGGTCTTGTAGGGCGAGTCGGCCCGCACCACCAGCACGACGGCGCCGCTGGCGATGGAGGTGATGGGTTCGAGGTCCTTGACCGGGTCGTAGGTGAGCTTGGTGTAGAGCAGCGGGTTCAAGACGATGTTGTCGGTCTGCGCCATCACCAGCGTGTGGCCGTCGGGCTTGGCCTTGGCGACGCTGTCGAGCGCCAGGTTGCCGCCGGCGCCGGGCTTGTTGTCGACCGTGACGACCCATTTCAGCTTGGCCGCGAGCGCCGTCGCGATCTGGCGGGTCAGGGCGTCGGTGCCGCCGCCGGCGGGGAAGGGCACGACGATCCTGACCGGACGCTCGGGGTAGGTCTGGGCGTGGGCGGGCGCGGTGCCCAGCGCGACCAGGGCCACGGCGGTGGCCGTGGCGACGGCGGAAATTCGGGTGAGGGTTCGCATGGTTGTCGTCTCCGGGGTTGGAACGGATGGCCGACCCGGCCGTCAGGCCTGGTCGTGGTGCTCGGGTGCCAGCGTCGGCGCCGACGGCGCGGGCGGCGCGGGCGGCGGTGCGGCGGCCGGACCGGCCCGCGCCGTCCTGACGCGGGCGAGCAGCACCTGCAAGGGGTGCGACAGGTCGACGCCGTCCACGAGCGCGGCCTGGCAGCGGCACGAATAGCCCGTGGCGACCAGCCGGCCCGCGTGGCGCGGCGCGGCGACGATCGAGCGCCAGCTCAGCCCGTAGATCGCCTCGGACGTCGCGCGGTGGTCGCGCTCGTGGCCGTAGAGGCCGGCCATGCCGCAGCAGCCGCTGGGCACGATCCGCAGGGCGATGCCCAGGCGCTCGGCCACGCGCCGCCAGTCGGCGGTCGCGGCCGGGGCGTTGGTGCGCTCGGTGCAGTGCGGCAGCAGGTGCCACGGGTCGGACGCGTCCGCTGCCAGCGTCGGCAGGTCGTCGAGTCGCTCGACCAGCCATTCCTGCGGCAGCAGGACGGCCGGTACGCGGTCCGGGCCCAGCGCCTTGACGTACTCGGCGCGGTAGGCGAGCGTCATGGAAGGGTCCACGCCCACCAGATCGACGCCCGTCGCGGCCAGCGCGCCGAGCATGTGGGCGTTGGCCGTCGCGGTGCGCTCGAACCGGCCCAGCAGGCCCAGCACGTGCTGCGGCTTGCCATTCGGCTTGAAGGGCGCCAGCCAGGGAACGAAGCCGAGCGCGAGCAGCAGTTCGCACCAGTCGACGACCACAGCGGTGTCGTAATGAGAGGTGAAGGCGTCCTGCACGACGACCACGCTCCTGTCGCGCTCGGCCGCCGTGAGCGCGCGCAGGGCTTCCGGCGATGCCGTCCTCACGCCCCGTCGCGCCAGCGCCTCGCGCAGATCGATGCCACTCATTTCGGGCAGCGAGACCAGTCCCATCGTTTCCAGGACCCCGCGGCCGACGGCACTCCGGGTGATGCCGTTCATGAGCCGCGGCAGCTTCGCGGCGGTGGGCAGCCAGCGTTCCAGCGAGGCCACCAGGGTGTCCTTGACCGGCCGCAGGTAACGCCCGTGGTGGACCTCCAGGAAGCGCGAGCGGAATGCCGGCACGTCGACCTTGATCGGGCACTGCCCCACGCACGACTTGCAGGCCAGGCAGCCGTCCATCGCTTCCTTGACCTCCAGCGAGAAGTCGACGTTGGTGCCCGGGGCGTCCGCGTCGCGCCGGGCGTTCCAGGTGTTGAGGGCGCGGAGGGGCCAGGCCGACCAGCGCCCGAGCACCCCCAGCCGCCGGAGGCGCGCGGCCTCGCTCGCCGGATCGACCTCCTGCTCGGCCAACTGACGCAGCCACTCGCGCATCAGCGAGGCCCGGCCCTTGGGCGAGTGACGGCGCTCGCGCGTGGCCTTCCACGACGGGCACATCGCGTCGTCGGGGTCGTAATTGAAACAGGCCGCATTGCCGTTGCAGTGCAGCGAATCCTCGTTCGCGCGGCGCACCTCGATCGGGATGCGCCGGTCGGCCCGCCCCCGGGTCGGCACGCCGTCGATGCGGGAGAGCGCATGGCCCGGCGGCGCGGCGATCTTGCCGGGATTGAGCTGGTTGTGCGGATCGAACGCCGCCTTGATCTCCTGCATGCGCGCATAGAGCGGGCCGAAGAATTCCGGCGCGTACTCGGAGCGGAAGCCCTTGCCGTGCTCGCCCCAGAGCACGCCCTTGTACTTGCGCGTGAGCGCGAAGACCTCGTCGGAGATCTCGCGCACCAGCGCTTCCTGGGCCGGGTCCTTCATGTCCAGCGCCGGACGCACGTGCAGGCAGCCGGCGTCGACGTGGCCGAACATGCCGTAGACCAGACCCCGTCGGTCGAGCAGCGCGCGGAACTCGGCGATGTAGTCGGCCAGCCGCTCGGGTGGCACCACCGTGTCCTCGACGAAGGGCATCGGGCGGCGCTCGCCCTGCAGGTTGCCCAGCAGGCCGACCGACTTCTTGCGCATCGACCAGATCGCCGTGGCCGCCGCTTCGCCACGGGCGACCGTGTGGCCGCGCCGACCCGATCCGCCGGCCGCGACGTCGTTCAGCGCCGCCTCGACGCGCGCAAGCTTCGCGGCCAGTTCCGTCTCGTCGTCCGCCAGGAACTCGACGATGTTCACGCCCTGCGCCGGGCCCTGCGGGTCGTCGGGGAAGTAGTCCTTCACGGCCAGCCAGATCGCGTCCTGGCGCGCCAGGGCGAGCACCTTGGCGTCGATGGTCTCGCTCGATGCCGCCTCCAGCCGCATCAGCGCGCCGGCATCGCGCAGCGCGGCGTCGAAGCTGTCGTAGCGGATGCAGAGCACCGCCGTGCAGTGCGGGATCGGGGTCAGCCGGATCTTGGCCTCGGTGACGAAGGCCAGGCTGCCTTCGGCGCCGCACAGCACCGAACTCAGGTTGAAGTGCCCGTGATGGTCGCAGAGGTGCACCAGGTCGTAGCCGGTCACGCAACGATTGAGCTTGGGAAACCGCTCCGTGATGAGGTCGGCATCGTCAACGCGGATGCGGTCGAGCAACCGATGGATGAAACCGACGCGATCCTGACGACGCTTGATGCCATCGAATTCCGCAGCGGCCAGCGGTTTGGAATGCCATGGTGTGCCGTCGAGCAGCACGGTCCTGAGTTCGAGCACATGGTCGCGCGTCTTGCCGTAGAGGATCGAGCCCTGGCCGCTGGCGTCCGTCGCGATCATCCCGCCGATGGTGGCCCGGTTGGAGGGCGAGAGTTCCGGCGCGAAGAACAGGCCGTGCGCGAGCACCGCCGCGTTGAGCTGGTCCTTGACCACGCCGGCCTGCACGCGCGCCCAGCCTGCGTCGGCATCGACCTCCAGGATCGCGTTCATGTGGCGCGACAGGTCCACCGCGATGCCGTCGGTCAGCGACTGGCCGTTGGTGCCGGTGGCGCCGCCACGCGGGGTGAACGTGATGGAGCGGAAGCGTTCCTCATGGGCCAGGGTGGCCACGCGCACGACATCGGTCTCGTGGCGCGGGAACACCACCGCCTGCGGCGGGACCTGGTAGATCGAGTTGTCGGTGGCGAAGACGACGCGGTCGGCCGGGCGCTGGCTGATGTCGCCCTCGAAGCCGCGCAGGCGCAGCTCCGAGAGGAACTCGGCGTAGACGGTGACCGGGGCGTCCTGGGACTGGAGGCGGGGAATCATGGGCGCGTGCGTCGCGTGCCCTCAGGCGGCCGCCGCCGCCGCGATGGCGTCGCGGCGCCGTGCGACGCGCTCCCACACCTCGGGGTTGACCAGCCGGGGCGGTCGCTCGCCGCCCACCATCCGCACGACCTGCTCGGCGGCCATCGACGCGACGTTGTGGCGGCCTTCGTGCGAGACGCCCGCCGTGTGGAAGGTGGCCACCACGTTGTCCAGCGCGAGCAGTGGATGGTCCAGCGCCGGCGGCTCCTGCTGCCAGACGTCCAGCCCGGCACCGGCCAGGTGCCCCGAACGCAAGGCATCCGCCAGCGCCAGCTCGTCGTGCACGCCGCCGCGCGCGGTGCTGACGAAGATCGCGCCGGCCTTCATGGCCGCGAAGCGCGCGGCGTCGAACAGGCCGAGCGTGTCGCGCTCGCGCGGGCAGTGCAGCGACACCACGTCGGCGACGCGGACCAGGGTGTCGAGCTCGGCCGGCTCGGCGCCGCGCGCACGGATCTCCTCGGGCGACAGGAACGGATCGACGGCCAGCACGCGCATGCCGAAGGCTCGCGCCAAGGCGGCGGTGCGGGTGCCGGCATGGCCGAGGCCGACGATGCCCAGCGTCTTGCCGCCGATGTCGTGGCCCATCACCGACTCGCGCGAGAAACCGGTCTGCGTGCGCAGCTTGCGGTCGGAC harbors:
- a CDS encoding FAD-binding oxidoreductase, which encodes MIPRLQSQDAPVTVYAEFLSELRLRGFEGDISQRPADRVVFATDNSIYQVPPQAVVFPRHETDVVRVATLAHEERFRSITFTPRGGATGTNGQSLTDGIAVDLSRHMNAILEVDADAGWARVQAGVVKDQLNAAVLAHGLFFAPELSPSNRATIGGMIATDASGQGSILYGKTRDHVLELRTVLLDGTPWHSKPLAAAEFDGIKRRQDRVGFIHRLLDRIRVDDADLITERFPKLNRCVTGYDLVHLCDHHGHFNLSSVLCGAEGSLAFVTEAKIRLTPIPHCTAVLCIRYDSFDAALRDAGALMRLEAASSETIDAKVLALARQDAIWLAVKDYFPDDPQGPAQGVNIVEFLADDETELAAKLARVEAALNDVAAGGSGRRGHTVARGEAAATAIWSMRKKSVGLLGNLQGERRPMPFVEDTVVPPERLADYIAEFRALLDRRGLVYGMFGHVDAGCLHVRPALDMKDPAQEALVREISDEVFALTRKYKGVLWGEHGKGFRSEYAPEFFGPLYARMQEIKAAFDPHNQLNPGKIAAPPGHALSRIDGVPTRGRADRRIPIEVRRANEDSLHCNGNAACFNYDPDDAMCPSWKATRERRHSPKGRASLMREWLRQLAEQEVDPASEAARLRRLGVLGRWSAWPLRALNTWNARRDADAPGTNVDFSLEVKEAMDGCLACKSCVGQCPIKVDVPAFRSRFLEVHHGRYLRPVKDTLVASLERWLPTAAKLPRLMNGITRSAVGRGVLETMGLVSLPEMSGIDLREALARRGVRTASPEALRALTAAERDRSVVVVQDAFTSHYDTAVVVDWCELLLALGFVPWLAPFKPNGKPQHVLGLLGRFERTATANAHMLGALAATGVDLVGVDPSMTLAYRAEYVKALGPDRVPAVLLPQEWLVERLDDLPTLAADASDPWHLLPHCTERTNAPAATADWRRVAERLGIALRIVPSGCCGMAGLYGHERDHRATSEAIYGLSWRSIVAAPRHAGRLVATGYSCRCQAALVDGVDLSHPLQVLLARVRTARAGPAAAPPPAPPAPSAPTLAPEHHDQA
- a CDS encoding LysR family transcriptional regulator, with amino-acid sequence MTFKQLEALYWIVQLGGFSAAAHKLHTTQSAVSKRVQELEQLFDTPLFDRAQRSARLTEKGEEMFVLAGRLLAQRDAAVEQFSRPDVIERRVRIGITELTAMTWLPRLIETIQRLYPKVVIEPTVESSPLLRDKVLADELDLVIVPDAFADTRIASTRVGEVEHAWLCKPGLVRTDRTLRLHEVALHRMLVQGAQSGTGRVYDAWMKERGAEPADAIVVSNLVAMLGLVVSGIGVSYLPHRCLSPLVAAGQLTVIDVAPALPPIAYVALHQGEHRSALVASIAMLAQECCDFSAMFQGLSHTMVGGR
- a CDS encoding hydroxyacid dehydrogenase, translated to MNESAPWRVARFDQWIDPVFDQRLARESDIRLDVAPLRADDARAWRLLADAHIYQISAAKDELPPHWHAREALLARCPNLLCVSSTGAGFDTVDVDACTRAGIAVVSQIGANAPAVAEMAIGLMLAVSRRIVESDRKLRTQTGFSRESVMGHDIGGKTLGIVGLGHAGTRTAALARAFGMRVLAVDPFLSPEEIRARGAEPAELDTLVRVADVVSLHCPRERDTLGLFDAARFAAMKAGAIFVSTARGGVHDELALADALRSGHLAGAGLDVWQQEPPALDHPLLALDNVVATFHTAGVSHEGRHNVASMAAEQVVRMVGGERPPRLVNPEVWERVARRRDAIAAAAAA
- a CDS encoding tripartite tricarboxylate transporter substrate binding protein, coding for MRTLTRISAVATATAVALVALGTAPAHAQTYPERPVRIVVPFPAGGGTDALTRQIATALAAKLKWVVTVDNKPGAGGNLALDSVAKAKPDGHTLVMAQTDNIVLNPLLYTKLTYDPVKDLEPITSIASGAVVLVVRADSPYKTLGDVVAAAKAKPGVLTVATPGTGTIAHLVNQLWQNASGVKFTHVPYRGMAQAVPDLIGGQVDMYMGSIPTLLSQIEGGKVRPIGVTTARRSPVLPNVPTFGEAGIQGVELASVWGLMAPAGTPKAVVDLWNTEVNALLRQPDVRDRIVATGAELLGGTPKALGDLNAADRARLAPVVREAGIRLD